A section of the Citrus sinensis cultivar Valencia sweet orange chromosome 8, DVS_A1.0, whole genome shotgun sequence genome encodes:
- the LOC102622104 gene encoding vacuolar protein sorting-associated protein 41 homolog — MAPFPAENGVEGDDEREEEEEEDEDEEEEEEEEEEEPRLKYQRMGGSLPSLLANDAASCVAVAERMIALGTHAGTVHILDFLGNQVKEFPAHTAAVNDLSFDVDGEYVGSCSDDGSVVINSLFTDEKMKFDYHRPMKAISLDPDYTRKMSRRFVAGGLAGHLYLNSKKWLGYRDQVLHSGEGPIHVVKWRTSLIAWANDAGVKVYDAANDQRITFIERPRGSPRPELLLPHLVWQDDTLLVIGWGTYIKIASIKTNQSNVANGTYRHVGMNQVDIVASFQTSYYISGIAPFGDCLVVLAYIPGEEDGEKEFSSTLPSRQGNAQRPEVRIVTWNNDELTTDALPVLGFEHYKAKDYSLAHAPFSGSSYAGGQWAAGDEPLYYIVSPKDVVIAKPRDAEDHIAWLLEHGWHEKALAAVEAGQGRSELLDEVGSRYLDHLIVERKYAEAASLCPKLLRGSASAWERWVFHFAHLRQLPVLVPYMPTENPRLRDTAYEVALVALATNPSFHKYLLSTVKSWPPVIYSALPVISAIEPQLNSSSMTDALKEALAELYVIDGQYEKAFSLYADLMKPYIFDFIEKHNLHDAIREKVVQLMLLDCKRAVSLLIQNKDLITPSEVVTQLLNARDKCDSRYFLHLYLHALFEVNLHAGKDFHDMQVELYADYDLKMLLPFLRSSQHYTLEKAYEICVKRDLLREQVFILGRMGNTKHALAVIINKLGDIEEAVEFVNMQHDDELWEELIKQCLNKPEMVGVLLEHTVGNLDPLYIVNMVPNGLEIPRLRDRLVKIITDYRTETSLRHGCNDILKADIVNLLVKYYKEARRAVCLTNEEDDARAKRVGSRASQATEKVPSVRTMEVKSKTRGGARCCMCFDPFSIQNVSVIVFFCCHAYHMDCLKDSMQTVNGKKGAGATHREPISEYEYDNGVEYENDDDDDDEAQSGASRMRCILCTTAAS, encoded by the exons ATGGCTCCGTTTCCGGCGGAAAACGGCGTCGAAGGCGACGacgagagagaagaagaagaagaagaagacgaagatgaagaagaagaagaagaggaggaggaggaagagCCAAGGCTCAAGTATCAAAGAATGGGAGGCAGCTTACCTTCTCTTTTGGCAAACGACGCCGCTTCGTGCGTTGCTGTAGCTGAACGGATGATCGCTCTCGGTACTCACGCCGGCACAGTTCATATTCTTGATTTTTTGGGGAATCAG GTTAAGGAGTTTCCTGCTCATACTGCTGCTGTCAACGACCTTAGCTTTGATGTAGATGGCGAATATGTAGGAAGTTGTTCGGATGATGGTTCTGTTGTGATAAATAGCCTTTTCACTGATGAAAAAATGAAGTTCGATTATCATCGCCCAATGAAGGCCATTTCACTGGACCCAGATTATACCAGGAAAATGTCTAGAAGATTTGTTGCTGGAGGCTTAGCAGgtcatttatatttaaattcaaaaaagtGGCTAGGCTACCGAGACCAG GTTTTGCACTCTGGTGAAGGTCCAATTCATGTGGTGAAGTGGAGGACCAGTCTCATTGCTTGGGCCAATGATGCGGGTGTAAAAGTTTATGATGCTGCCAATGATCAGCGTATAACATTTATTGAAAGGCCACGAGGAAGCCCACGTCCTGAGCTCTTGCTTCCTCATTTAGTTTGGCAG GATGACACTCTCTTGGTCATTGGTTGGGGCACGTATATCAAAATTGCatcaattaaaacaaatcagaGTAATGTTGCAAATGGGACATATAGGCATGTTGGCATGAACCAGGTGGACATAGTGGCATCTTTTCAGACCAGCTATTATATTTCAGGAATAGCTCCATTTGGTGATTGTTTGGTTGTTCTGGCTTATATTCCTGGAGAGGAAGATGGAGAAAAGGAATTTAGTAGCACTCTTCCATCACGACAG GGGAATGCTCAGAGACCTGAAGTACGTATAGTTACATGGAATAATGATGAACTTACAACCGATGCCCTACCAGTACTTGGCTTTGAGCATTACAAGGCGAAGGACTATTCCCTTGCTCATGCTCCTTTTTCAG GTAGCAGCTATGCTGGAGGGCAATGGGCTGCTGGTGATGAACcattgtattatattgtatCCCCGAAGGATGTAGTCATTGCAAAACCCAG GGATGCTGAAGATCATATTGCTTGGCTTCTTGAACATGGGTGGCATGAAAAAGCATTAGCAGCAGTTGAAGCAGGCCAAGGACGGAGTGAACTCCTTGACGAG GTGGGATCTAGGTATCTTGATCATTTGATTGTTGAAAGGAAATATGCTGAAGCTGCATCTCTGTGTCCCAAATTATTAAGGGGATCGGCATCAGCATGGGAGAG ATGGGTTTTCCATTTTGCTCATCTTCGTCAGCTTCCTGTATTGGTTCCATACATGCCAACAGAAAATCCAAGATTGAGGGATACTGCTTATGAG GTTGCACTGGTAGCACTGGCAACAAATCCATCTTTCCATAAGTATCTTTTGTCAACTGTTAAATCCTGGCCTCCTGTGATTTACTCTGCATTGCCTGTTATATCTGCCATAGAACCTCAGCTAAATTCTTCATCCATGACCGATGCACTCAAGGAG GCACTAGCGGAGTTGTATGTTATTGATGGGCAATATGAGAAAGCTTTTTCACTTTATGCTGAT CTTATGAAGCCGTATATATTTGACTTCATTGAAAAACACAACTTACATGATGCCATTCGTGAAAAG GTTGTGCAACTGATGCTCTTAGATTGCAAGCGTGCAGTCTCTTTGTTGATCCAGAACAAGGACTTGATTACTCCATCTGAAGTTGTGACACAGCTACTCAATGCAAGGGACAAGTGTGATTCGAGatattttttgcatttataCCTGCATGCATTATTTGAAGTAAATCTGCATGCTGGAAAAGATTTTCATGATATGCAG GTAGAGCTTTATGCCGACTATGATCTGAAGATGCTACTTCCTTTTCTTCGTAGTAGTCAGCATTACACACTTGAGAAG GCATATGAAATTTGTGTGAAGAGAGATCTTTTACGGGAGCAGGTGTTCATTCTTGGAAGAATGGGGAATACAAAACATGCCCTAGCTGTGATCATTAATAAACTAGGGGACATAGAAGAG GCTGTAGAATTTGTTAACATGCAGCATGATGACGAACTTTGGGAAGAGTTGATTAAGCAATGCCTTAACAAACCTGAAATG GTTGGTGTGTTGTTGGAGCACACTGTTGGCAATCTCGATCCTCTATATATCGTAAATATGGTGCCCAATGGCTTAGAGATTCCTCG TCTGAGAGATCGCCTGGTGAAAATTATTACTGATTACAGGACTGAAACATCTCTTAGACATGGGTGCAATGACATTCTGAAG GCTGATATTGTAAATCTCTTGGTTAAGTACTACAAAGAAGCAAGGCGAGCAGTTTGCTTGActaatgaagaagatgatgcaCGAGCAAAAAGAGTTGGCAGTAGGGCTTCTCAGGCAACCGAAAAAGTGCCGAGTGTTAGAACCATGGAGGTTAAGTCAAAAACTAGGGGTGGTGCAAGATGTTGCATGTGTTTTGATCCTTTCTCAATACAAAATGTATCAGTAATTGTGTTCTTTTGCTGTCATGCTTATCACATGGATTGTCTTAAGGATTCCATGCAAACTGTTAATGGTAAGAAAGGGGCTGGAGCCACTCACCGAGAACCAATTTCAGAATATGAATATGATAATGGTGTTGAATATGAAaatgacgacgacgacgacgacgaagCCCAATCAGGTGCCTCTCGTATGCGTTGTATCTTATGTACCACTGCTGCTAGTTGA